The genomic DNA TTATGACTATTGGCATGTAATAAGTTTCTTTCGGTCATAACAAGCAGGCGTTGGCTTGTTTGTCCGGTAATTTGCTTAACATCGTCAGCAATATCCTCAGACACAATACCTGCGCTAATATATCGGTCACTTGCCCCACGATTATTCAGGTTGGCTTTAACCCAATTCTCAAATGCCTTATGCCGCGCTTCACTTTTGTTGATTGCTTGGATAGTCTGACTACGTAAATCACGGTTTTTTGGCATCTAAGATTTTACGGATTAAAACGATGTCATTTCCTACCGCACTTTTGCCAACATTATTGCTCCATCCTGCGTCCGTGGTAATGGTGCCTTTATCGGTCGTTAGGCTATACACTTTGGCATGGGTTTCTTCGCCGGTGGCCTTATCCACGCCCGCAAGCGCCCAATCCTGTTTAATTCTGCCGCCCGATTGACTTACCTCAAGCCCCATTTTGTCTAACCGTCTTTGGCTTAACGCACGCACCGGCAACGACAATTCCAGCCATTGGGCGGATACATGACATCCCAAATCGGGTCGTCATAACGATACACCTTCTCGTGCAAGGCTAAATGACTTGCCCGAGTGCGACTATCTTTAATCGCCAAATATTGCCAATAGGGCTGTTCATCGGCGTTGGCCATTTGTTCGGCGTAGCGCGCGGCATGGTAAGCGGTGATTTTATTGGTGCGTAAAATCGTTTGTAAGCGGCGCGGACTGCCGAGCTGTATCGTCTGCTCCGTGCCGTTGGTATTAGACACTTTAACTTTTCCCCACCATCCCAACGCCTCCAGTTTGGGGCGCAAATTGTTGATATATTCGCGCTCCGGGATGCCTTTTTCAATGGCTTCCACGGTGGCCGTGCGGATAGTCTCTAAAATATCCATGCGGGTGACTTTTGCCACGGTAAACGCCCGCGCGTGGGCATCCTCAAGGGCTTCTTGCCAATTCCAGGCGATGGCATACCCCTTGGCCTTGAGATAGTCAACGGCAAGTTTAGGCTCCATGCGCAATAGCTCGCGCATATCTAGATTAGCGGTTGGCATTGAGACGTCCTATCAAGTCGCTAACAAATAATGCACGGGTAAGCATTTGCTCCAACGCGTCATCGTCCAAATCTTGATAGAGTTCGGCCAGGCGGGTTTGTGCGTATTCATAGCCACCTGTGCGGATAGCGTCCACAATCGGTTTTAACATCGGGTCAATCACCGACTCGTATTCTTCTGCCGTAGGCTCCAGCTCGTCGATTAAGTCGTCGGGGTCGCGGTGGATTGTGTTAAATTTAAGCTCCGGTAGGTTAGCGCTTAATATGGCTTTTTTGCGCGGGTCTTCCGGTTCGGCTTTGGGCTGTGTTCGGCTTAATACGTCTTCATTCTCGGCTGCAACAGGGATTTGCATTTTATCTTGCGCCCATTGCAACGGGATTTTAAACCCGATGTCAACTAACTTGCCCAATCCCTCACCAAAGCTATTAATATCCTCACTTTCGGCGGTGTCAAATTCAAATCGTGGTATGCGGCGCGCGTCGTTAAATGACTTACAGTTAAGCGCATAAAGCGGGTACACCAAATCACGGGTTAGCGTTGCGGCTAAGCGTTTTAAATCGGCGTCACGTAATTCTTGGCGCACCTCATTGTGTACATTGCCAAGGGCATTGGTCGAGGTCTTGCCATCAGATTGCGAGGTGAGCGTGCCGCCTAAAATCGCTTTAGACATGGATTTTTCCGCCCAGTCAATCATCGCCATAAATTCTGCCGCATTGCCGTCAGCCGCCTTGGCAAATTCAATCTCCATGGCGCGCGGGATGATGCCGCCTGCGTTATGACCGATACTCATTACCGCCCGTAACAATGTATTTTTCTCGTTGTTGGTAGCCCCTTCCGGATATTTACCAAGGCGCAATGGCAGGCCATAAATCTCCAAAAACTCGGCAAAATCTCGGGCGGAGTAGTTGCGATAAATAAACGCCAAACCAAGGTGCGCACAAGACCAATACGGGACAAATAACCCGTTTTCGCCTTGGCTATATGCGTAATCCATCCAAATTTAGCCAGCTCCACGCCTTTTTCTGTGCCATCGCGCAAGCGTAATGTATTGCGGTCATATTGCGGCGTCATAAACCACGCAGGGTCGCGCCAGTTAACATTACGGATTAATTTCAGGCCGCTGACAAGGCCCGGTTCCCACTCGATTTCTTGGCAACTAAACCCTTTCAAAATGGCGTCAGTCGCATCAAAAATGCAATCATCCAGCCACGTTGCGTCACGCAAGATTTCTTCGAGCATTTGTGCGTCTCGTTGTTCTGCCGCACCGGCATTAGGCGGCGGGGCAATTTGCCAATCCATTGTCAAGATGGCATTACGGCGCTTGCCGAGCTCCGATTGCAAGTGTGAGTCCTTTTCCTCCATATCTTCGGCCAATTCACATTGTCCGATTAAGTCGCCCATTTCAGCGGCACGTAATAATGTTGCCGCTTTGGATGGGGTAAGACCGCTTGCCGGGTGCTCACTATAATGACGTTGCAACCAACCTAAGCGGCTGTCATTTTCGGTTTGTAGCTCGTCATCAAAAGCAAATGGTTTGCCGTGGATGTCTAAAATTTTGCTTTGCATAAGTAATCCTTAAATATTATCCCAATCAGAGCCAAACTCGGCCTTAAGGTCTTCTTTTTCGCTGTTGGAGTATTCAAAATTTCGGCCGCCTGTCGCGCTTTGGTGTTTGGCGGGCAGTGGTGTAAACTCAATTTCTCCGCCCGTCATATAACTTGCTCGCACTGCCATACAATACGACACCGCGCTGTCTCCGTGGCGCTGTCCGCTTTTGCCTTGATTGCGGGCGCGGTCGATTTTCGGTACGCCATTAATCACCACAATGTGCCCTTGGTCTAAGATGATTTCTTCATCTTGCGGGATTTGGATCAGTCCGCTTTCATAGCGCTTTATATTTTGGCATCCACTCGCGGTACCATTTATCATTTAACTGCACCGTCTCGACCATGCTTGCGCCATAACGCAATAGCACGGACTCCGCTAAATACCCCCCGTTTCCGGTGGCATCAAATGCCGCACCGATAAAACGTGGGATGTGTTTTAACACAAAAAATACGATTTGTTTTTGTTGCTCATAAGGGCAATTACGCACCTCAAGGGTGATATCCATGTGGCGTGCCGTAGTCGGTTGCACGGCACAAACGCTAAAAATACTCAAGTCGCCTTTACGCGCAAAGTCACACCCAAACGAGTGACGCATATCTTTATCTAGCGCGTCTAAGTGCGGTAAAACGTCTTTGATTAGCCATTCATTGACTAGCGTAATACGCTCCATCTCACTGTAGTCTATAAACTTGCTGTCGCATTCAAATGCAAGTTTGACCTTATCCGGATTCGCCGCGCGGTCAACTAGCGGACGAGGGATATAACCACCGGAGCTTCGTTTTGGTACGCAGTAGTATTCTTCCAGTGCGTCTTCTTCCGTGGAGGTGTCACGCAATAAACCGCGCTTCCAGGCATCTTCTTTTGCTGGTGACCATTCCTGTTTTGACACCTGGCAAATACGTTGGTAAAGCCCCTCTTTGCACGCGTCATCTAGTGTAATAGTGTGGATGGAGTAGCTTTTGCGACCCGCGCGGCTATCTTGGATTAATTGGTTAAACAGATTGTCCACGCCGTTATGAGTTGAGATTAACCGCACTTTTGCGCCCCACATGGTAAGCGCAAGAGCCGCCTTCAGAACTTCGGCTAGTTTTTCGTGAAATGCCGCTTCGTCAATACACACGACCCCTTGCATACCACGCAAGTTTTTAGGGTTGGATGAGAGTGCTTTAATCTTAAAGCCCGATGCAAAGTAGATGACGTAGGTTAAAATGTCCTTGTCTTCGTCATCAAAAATCTCTTCTTGGATTTGCCCGGCGGCTTGGTTAAAGTTTTCCGCCCACATGGCCGCCGCGTCAATAAACTCGCGTGCCATCTCTTTGTTGGAGCCGATATAAAAAACATCAGACCCGCTGTCTGATTTTGCTCTGCCCGCAATTAATACATCATCTGCCGCTTCCGCCCAGGTTAAACCTGTTCGACGGGACTTTTCGGCAATTTTTAAAGGGCTATCATCAGCAACCCAGCGCTTTTGATAGCCCAATAATAATTCTTTCGGATCAAACGGGATAAAATCCGGTAACTTCATCATGCAATCCCCAAAATTTTTGCTTTCAGGTGGTCAACGGTTTCTTGCGATAGTCCGGCTTGCGAAATCACTTTTTCCGCCGTTTCTGCGGCAAGTTGCGCCACCTCTTTGCGAATTTTGCGCTCCCGCTCCTCGTTGATAGCTTGTGCTTGCTCAATTCGGTTGGCTACTAAAGCAAGCTGATTAATGACTTTAGGGTCGACATCATCATCTTGACCTAACGCCATGGCCTTATCAAAGGCAATGGTCTTGACCGCCTCCATTAAGAGTTTGCCAACATCCGATTGCGGCGCTTCGCCGATTTGCTTCGTCCAGATTTCGGCCATCTCGCGGCTTTCGCGGATTTTTGCCCCCATCTTTTCCATCTTGCTGGCATAGCGGTTAAGCCCTGTTTTGCTCAAAAGTGCGGTTTCCGGCAAGCCACAATCGCGGATGAGATCGTTAATTTCTTCCAAAATTTCAGCCTGTGAAAACATCTTGTCGCGCAACATCATGGCAAGGCGGGTTTTGATGTCCGGTGGTAATAAATCAACTTTTGATGCGCGCCCGCGGGTGGTTTTATCACTCATTTAAAGCCCCTTTAAAGTCGGTTTAAAGGTGAGGTGACGGGGCGTTTAACGCCGTCCACGATAACGCGCCCTTGTGCCACGTCTAACCCTCTTTGAGTGATGACGAGGACAAAAAACTCACCTTTGCCGGTGTCAATGCGCTTGATTTTGACTAACCTTGTTCTTCGAGCCAAATCGCATGATTGCGCACCAAATCGCGGCTGATGTTGTGTCCGTAGGCGGTTAATACATCTTGTAAGATGGACTCGTTAGCGTCGTAGCCGTCTTCCGCAAGCGTGCGGAGCATGACAAGACGTTGGTCTTTAGTAAAAATATCGTGCATGATTTATTCCTTTCGGTTCAAAACTTTATCTTCCAGCAATAAGCCCGTTTGGCGGCTAATTGCGCTTAATGTGGCGTTAGTGGCCTTCGTTTCGCCTTCAATTTTTGTCATCAATTTTTCAAGTGATGCAAAATCTTTTGCAGTGGGTAACGCGTCCACTTTTAATTCCATTTTTTGTCAACCGTTCATCGTTTTTTTCGATGCCATCTTGCAGCATGTAAATATCGCTTTTTTTGGCATATTTACTATCCATTTTGAGCCAAAAAAGGGTTCCTATAACGCCAAAAAGGGTGGCGATAATGCTCCAGTTTTTCTGGATAAAAGAGATAATTTCCATCATTTTTGTGATTCTTCGTGTTCTTGTTGACAACTTACACAACGCACACAGTGCGGCATGGCTTTAATGCGGGCTGGGGGGATAAGCGCACCGCAATCCATACAATACCGCGCCGTGTTCATGGCATTGGCAAATTGTTGCGCCGATGCCTGTTGTTTGCGCCAGTTATCCCACATTATTTCTTCCCTTTCTTGGGTTTTATCAACAATGTCATTCATTGGGTTGTGATTCCTTCTCGCAAATGGTGCGATAGGTTTTGTTATGGGCTAACACTTGGCGCAACGTGCCTAGCGTGTCCTTTTCCGAGGCTTTAATAATGGCAAAGCCTGCGCAACTATTATTCGGCGCGTAAGTCGTTGTTTTTGCGCAACTCGTCAACAACAGAGTCGCGACCAAGACCATGAGTTGTTTCATCATTTTTTTGCTTCACTTTGTAGTTTTTAACTTGTTTCTCAACGACCGCTTTTTCGGTCTTGAGCTGTTCGTTTTTGGTTGTTAATTCCGCGTTTGCACGAGACAGGCTCTCTGCGTGAGATTTAATTCTGCGGATTTTAAAAATACACATAGCCGATGATGGCCAAGATAACGGCGCCAAGCGCGCCAATTAGGCTTAAATTAATCATAATTAGGGTCTCTGTGTCTGTTGCGATTTAATGCGTTAGCAAAGCCCTTGGTTGCTGCACCGCCTGCGCAAAAAATGGCAAAGTACATAAACATTTCCGGCACATAAGGACGGTCAACCCATGCGCAAAAGCAGAGGATAACGGCCATTAAAATCGCGCCGAAAAACTGGATAAATGCGGTTGTGGACAATCGGCCGTCCGCGTTAGTGTAAAGCTGTGAAAACATAATTATTGCCCCTGTATAAGCTCGCAACGGTAAAAATTAACGCCTATTTTGAATTTGCCGTAATCTTGGCAATCGGTAACAACATCAAAACTGACGCTAATCACAGTAAACATAATGCCAATTAGACATACTGCGACAATCAAAAATAAAATCGCTATGTCAGTCTTGTCATGCATAAACGATATAACAGCACCAAAACTGCAAACGGCAAATAAACAGATCGGGAAGCCCCATCATTTACCCCTTATACAAATGGTCAAAGTTAATCATTTGCTCACTATCAAGCCATGCCCATACATCAAAACAAGGGCAATCTTTCAGCCACTCGTTCGGCGTAATCGTGCCGTCGCCGTTTAAATCAGGGCTTAAATCACGATGTCCACAAATGCGAGCACTGGGATGTTGACTTTCGAGTTTGCGTAAGAGTTTGTGCAGTGCAATCCACTGCGCCTCGGTGTATTCACCGTGGTTTTTGCCTCTTTTGGTGACGCCACCGACTAGGCAAATGCCGACGGAATGTTGGTTGTGGCCTTTTACATGCGCCCCGTCTTCACCAACTTGACGGCCTGTTTTCCACGGTGCCGTCAGTATCAATCACAAAGTGGTAGCCGATAGAGGTTAAGTGCGGGTTAAATTGTTTGCATTTTGCGGCGTCACGTTTAAATCCGCGCGGCTTTGTGCCACTCATCAATGCGTTGTGCGGCGGTTTGTGTGGCAGTGCGTAATTGATTGCCGTTTTGTGTGGCCGAGCAATGGATCACTATTTTGTGGATGGGTAAAGACATAAAAAAACTCCCTTTAATGTTTTAAAGGGAGTTTAAACAAAGTAAGGAGCTATTCGGGTTTATTGTCTATCACTAAATTTAGTAGGGTAATTCAGGCTGATAGCGTTTTTTGATGATGTTACGTTGTTTGCGGATAATAGCGTAAATATGCGGCTCAGACAAGCCGTAACGCTCACTTAATGCCCGCACATTACCGCCGTTAAAATCATTATAGATAGCATAGTCGCGGAGTGCTTCTTTTAGTCTGTCTGCGCGCGGCAGGTAGATAGCACGACCGCCGAGATAGTGCGATATGACAAGGATTATTTTTTCGATAGTCTTATCATCAAAGCTCTTTCCTTGTCGGCTAAATTCGGCTTTTAATCAACTGCACTAATTTGACTAACACGCTTTCCCAAGACTTGGATAATTCATCATCCGGAATGTGATCTAACTTATCAAATAACTGCCCGACCATCTCGTGGTCATCTGCAAATAAATCGTGTTGTTCGTCTGTCATACTTGCGCTCTCCGTTGCCATTTTTTCAAAATCTCAAGTAGTTTGTTGCTTCGTCGTCATCTAAACTTTGCACATTGAGCTTGATTAGCTGATTTGGTTGATTGTTTTTTGCTTTAAACAATGTATTGTGC from Aggregatibacter aphrophilus ATCC 33389 includes the following:
- a CDS encoding DUF2730 family protein, which gives rise to MMEIISFIQKNWSIIATLFGVIGTLFWLKMDSKYAKKSDIYMLQDGIEKNDERLTKNGIKSGRVTHCKRFCIT
- a CDS encoding DUF2644 domain-containing protein; protein product: MFSQLYTNADGRLSTTAFIQFFGAILMAVILCFCAWVDRPYVPEMFMYFAIFCAGGAATKGFANALNRNRHRDPNYD
- a CDS encoding DUF2681 domain-containing protein translates to MCIFKIRRIKSHAESLSRANAELTTKNEQLKTEKAVVEKQVKNYKVKQKNDETTHGLGRDSVVDELRKNNDLRAE
- a CDS encoding TraR/DksA C4-type zinc finger protein, producing MNDIVDKTQEREEIMWDNWRKQQASAQQFANAMNTARYCMDCGALIPPARIKAMPHCVRCVSCQQEHEESQK
- a CDS encoding Mor transcription activator family protein; translated protein: MEKIILVISHYLGGRAIYLPRADRLKEALRDYAIYNDFNGGNVRALSERYGLSEPHIYAIIRKQRNIIKKRYQPELPY
- a CDS encoding DUF2730 family protein, with the translated sequence MTKIEGETKATNATLSAISRQTGLLLEDKVLNRKE
- a CDS encoding DUF3486 family protein, which encodes MSDKTTRGRASKVDLLPPDIKTRLAMMLRDKMFSQAEILEEINDLIRDCGLPETALLSKTGLNRYASKMEKMGAKIRESREMAEIWTKQIGEAPQSDVGKLLMEAVKTIAFDKAMALGQDDDVDPKVINQLALVANRIEQAQAINEERERKIRKEVAQLAAETAEKVISQAGLSQETVDHLKAKILGIA